One genomic segment of Streptomyces sp. RKND-216 includes these proteins:
- the hypE gene encoding hydrogenase expression/formation protein HypE: MGHGGGGALSAELVEHVFAPAFGGETLATMADSAAVTLGGARLAFSTDTFVVRPLFFPGGSIGDLAVNGTVNDLAMSGARAAYLSCGVVLEEGVEMPVVARVAEAIGAAARTAGVEIVTGDTKVVEAGHGDGVYLNTAGIGLIPDGVDIRPQRARPGDVVLVSGQIGLHGVAVLSLREGLEFDVQVESDCAPLGGLVEAMLAVTPDLHVLRDPTRGGVAAALGEIAAAAGVGVAVDERHLPVPEPVAGACAMLGLDPLYVANEGKLVAFVPRDHADAVLEAMRAHPLGADAAVIGACVADHPGMVVARTGLGGTRVVDLPLGEQLPRIC; this comes from the coding sequence TCTTCGCCCCCGCCTTCGGCGGCGAGACGCTCGCCACGATGGCCGACTCCGCCGCCGTCACCCTCGGCGGCGCCCGTCTCGCCTTCTCCACCGACACCTTCGTGGTGCGCCCGCTGTTCTTCCCGGGCGGCTCCATCGGAGACCTGGCCGTCAACGGCACCGTCAACGACCTCGCCATGAGTGGCGCCCGCGCGGCGTACCTGTCCTGCGGCGTGGTGCTGGAGGAGGGCGTGGAGATGCCCGTCGTGGCCCGTGTCGCCGAGGCGATCGGCGCCGCCGCCCGGACGGCGGGAGTGGAGATCGTCACCGGGGACACCAAGGTCGTCGAGGCCGGCCACGGCGACGGCGTCTACCTGAACACCGCCGGCATCGGCCTGATCCCCGACGGCGTCGACATCCGCCCGCAGCGCGCCCGGCCCGGCGACGTGGTGCTCGTCAGCGGGCAGATCGGCCTGCACGGCGTCGCGGTGCTCAGCCTGCGCGAAGGGCTGGAGTTCGACGTGCAGGTGGAGAGCGACTGCGCCCCGCTGGGCGGACTGGTCGAGGCGATGCTCGCCGTCACCCCCGACCTGCACGTGCTCCGCGACCCGACACGTGGGGGAGTGGCGGCGGCCCTCGGTGAGATCGCCGCCGCGGCGGGTGTGGGCGTGGCCGTCGACGAGCGGCACCTGCCGGTCCCCGAGCCCGTCGCCGGAGCCTGCGCCATGCTCGGCCTGGACCCGCTGTACGTGGCGAACGAGGGCAAGCTGGTCGCCTTCGTGCCCCGCGACCACGCCGACGCGGTGCTGGAGGCGATGCGGGCCCACCCGCTGGGCGCAGACGCGGCCGTCATCGGCGCGTGCGTCGCCGACCACCCCGGAATGGTCGTCGCCCGCACCGGCCTGGGCGGTACCCGGGTCGTCGACCTGCCGCTCGGGGAGCAGCTGCCCCGCATCTGCTGA